From the Chloroflexia bacterium SDU3-3 genome, one window contains:
- a CDS encoding acetyl-CoA carboxylase biotin carboxylase subunit yields the protein MKFTSVLVANRGEIALRVMRACKELGLRTVAVYSEPDRDAPHVAYADAAYLLGPEPAPGAGVPRPYLDMDRIIAVAQQAGAGAIHPGYGFLSENAAFAEACEEAGLVFIGPPADAMRRMGGKTAARQEAQAAGVPIVPGTLEPVPHAAKVRALGEVYGYPIAIKAVGGGGGRGLRVVQAAADAEAAFDAARREAEAAFGNPLLYVEKYFTDPRHIEVQVLADMHGAVVALGERDCSVQRRHQKLIEECPAPGLSPEQRRAMGEAAVALCHQVGYVGAGTLEFMYEGGAFYFLEMNTRIQVEHTVTEMVTGIDLVQAQIRVAQGEPLWFGQADVRWSGHAIQCRINAEDPAHQFRPALGTIGAYREPAGFGVRVDSGVGAGHRIPPHYDSLLAKLVVWAESREAALARMRRALADFTIEGVRTVLPFHQLALAHPAFAAGGVSVHFIPRHLGAQLAALEHHGQASLPDQEDDAQPRLFDVEVNGRRFAVRVNERGGQQHVARPARKARSTRAAVDAKSIASPIQGTVVRALCVVGQEVEAGQVLFVVEAMKMENEVQAPQSGVIGEVLAQPGQIVNAGAALATFQ from the coding sequence ATGAAGTTTACCTCGGTGCTTGTGGCCAACCGTGGCGAGATCGCGCTGCGGGTGATGCGCGCCTGCAAAGAGCTTGGCCTGCGCACGGTGGCCGTGTACAGCGAGCCAGACCGCGACGCGCCCCACGTGGCTTATGCGGATGCCGCCTATCTGCTGGGGCCGGAGCCAGCGCCCGGCGCTGGCGTGCCGCGCCCCTACCTCGATATGGACCGGATCATCGCGGTGGCGCAGCAGGCGGGCGCGGGGGCCATCCACCCCGGCTACGGCTTCCTGTCCGAGAACGCGGCCTTCGCCGAGGCCTGCGAGGAGGCGGGCCTAGTGTTCATCGGGCCGCCCGCCGATGCTATGCGGCGCATGGGCGGCAAGACCGCCGCCCGCCAGGAGGCCCAGGCGGCGGGGGTACCTATCGTGCCGGGCACGCTGGAGCCAGTGCCTCACGCGGCCAAGGTGCGCGCCCTCGGCGAGGTCTACGGCTACCCGATTGCGATCAAGGCGGTGGGCGGCGGCGGCGGGCGCGGGCTGCGCGTGGTGCAGGCGGCGGCGGATGCCGAGGCGGCGTTCGACGCGGCGCGGCGCGAGGCCGAGGCGGCGTTCGGCAACCCGCTGCTCTATGTCGAGAAGTACTTCACCGACCCGCGCCATATCGAGGTGCAGGTGCTGGCCGACATGCACGGCGCGGTGGTCGCGCTGGGCGAGCGCGACTGCTCGGTGCAGCGCCGCCACCAGAAGCTGATCGAGGAGTGCCCGGCCCCTGGACTCTCGCCCGAGCAGCGCCGGGCCATGGGCGAGGCCGCCGTGGCGCTGTGCCACCAGGTGGGCTATGTGGGCGCTGGCACGCTAGAGTTCATGTACGAGGGCGGCGCGTTCTACTTTCTGGAGATGAACACGCGCATCCAGGTCGAGCACACCGTCACCGAGATGGTGACGGGCATCGATCTGGTGCAGGCCCAGATCCGCGTGGCCCAGGGCGAGCCGCTGTGGTTCGGCCAGGCCGACGTGCGCTGGAGCGGCCACGCCATCCAGTGCCGGATCAACGCCGAGGATCCGGCGCACCAGTTTCGGCCCGCGCTGGGCACCATCGGGGCCTACCGCGAGCCTGCGGGCTTCGGCGTGCGGGTGGATAGCGGCGTGGGCGCTGGGCACCGCATCCCGCCACACTACGACTCGCTGCTGGCCAAGCTGGTGGTGTGGGCCGAGAGCCGCGAGGCGGCGCTGGCCCGCATGCGCCGCGCCCTGGCCGACTTCACTATCGAGGGCGTGCGCACCGTGCTGCCTTTCCACCAGCTGGCGCTGGCCCACCCGGCGTTTGCCGCTGGCGGCGTCTCAGTTCACTTCATCCCCCGCCATCTAGGCGCCCAGCTGGCCGCGCTGGAGCACCACGGCCAGGCGTCCCTGCCCGACCAGGAAGATGATGCCCAGCCGCGCCTGTTCGATGTGGAGGTGAACGGGCGGCGTTTCGCGGTGCGCGTGAATGAGCGCGGCGGGCAGCAGCATGTCGCGCGGCCTGCGCGCAAGGCCCGCTCGACGCGGGCGGCGGTGGATGCCAAGAGCATCGCCAGCCCCATCCAGGGCACGGTGGTGCGTGCGCTGTGTGTGGTCGGGCAGGAGGTGGAGGCGGGCCAGGTGCTGTTCGTGGTCGAGGCGATGAAGATGGAGAACGAGGTGCAGGCACCCCAGTCGGGCGTGATCGGCGAGGTGCTTGCCCAGCCGGGGCAGATCGTGAACGCTGGGGCGGCGCTGGCCACGTTTCAGTAG
- a CDS encoding rhodanese-like domain-containing protein, translating to MFKAIFGGKSGAALKHMSVAALKQQHGPSAPFTLIDVRSPGEYAQDGHIAGARLMPLDALAQRMAELPKDQPVAVICRSGGRSRVACDLLLRAGFADVTNVDGGMGAWVGAGFPVRRGEQ from the coding sequence ATGTTCAAAGCGATATTTGGCGGCAAGAGCGGTGCGGCCCTGAAGCATATGAGCGTGGCCGCGCTGAAGCAGCAGCACGGCCCCAGCGCCCCGTTCACCCTGATCGACGTGCGCAGCCCTGGCGAGTACGCCCAGGATGGCCATATCGCCGGGGCCAGGCTGATGCCGCTGGACGCGCTCGCGCAGCGCATGGCCGAGCTGCCCAAGGATCAGCCGGTGGCGGTGATCTGCCGCTCGGGCGGGCGCAGCCGCGTGGCCTGCGACCTGCTGCTGCGGGCGGGCTTTGCGGATGTGACGAATGTGGATGGTGGCATGGGCGCGTGGGTGGGGGCGGGCTTCCCGGTGCGGCGCGGCGAGCAGTAG
- a CDS encoding class I SAM-dependent methyltransferase — protein sequence MSEQEQSDARFASFQQRYRAGDMPWDAELPPPEVIAIARELAAGRALDLGCGAGRACMHLARAGWQVDGVDYVPEAVAMAAERVRAAGVAEQVQLHVGSVADMAFLAGPYDLAVDVGCLHGLGDSERRAYAAEVARLVRPGGTLLLFAHHGAPGEGPARMPHGVVEPLFAAAFELAAAVSGVTEVRGTRLDSAWYTMRRR from the coding sequence ATGAGCGAGCAGGAGCAGTCGGATGCCCGTTTCGCGTCGTTTCAGCAGCGCTACCGTGCGGGCGACATGCCATGGGATGCCGAGCTGCCGCCGCCCGAGGTGATCGCGATCGCTAGGGAGCTGGCGGCGGGGCGGGCGCTGGATCTGGGCTGTGGCGCGGGGCGGGCCTGCATGCACCTGGCCAGGGCGGGCTGGCAGGTGGATGGGGTGGACTATGTGCCCGAGGCGGTGGCCATGGCCGCCGAGCGTGTGCGCGCCGCTGGCGTGGCCGAACAGGTGCAGCTGCACGTGGGTTCGGTGGCCGACATGGCATTTCTGGCCGGCCCGTACGACCTAGCGGTGGATGTGGGCTGCCTGCACGGGCTGGGCGATTCCGAGCGGCGAGCCTACGCCGCCGAGGTGGCGCGGCTGGTGCGGCCTGGCGGCACGCTGCTGCTGTTCGCGCACCACGGCGCGCCGGGCGAGGGGCCAGCGCGGATGCCGCACGGCGTGGTCGAGCCGCTGTTCGCCGCTGCGTTCGAGTTGGCGGCGGCGGTGTCCGGTGTCACCGAGGTGCGCGGCACCCGGCTTGACTCGGCGTGGTACACCATGCGCCGCCGCTGA
- a CDS encoding zinc metallopeptidase, which produces MFFNSGYLLFVLIPGMLLAAFAQWRVRSAFEKYSQVRNLRNLTGLDVARILMQNEGLQHVQINQIPGMLSDNYDPRSKVMNLSVGSASQPSVASMAVVAHELGHALQDSQGYMWLQLRSGIVGIANIGSNFGWVLIFIGMALGAMHSSGLGWNVAMLGVLLMSAAVAFSLITLPVEFNASARARQMLQRNGLLTAQEAEGVNAVLNAAALTYVAAAAQAMLQLLYWVSMLLGARRND; this is translated from the coding sequence GTGTTCTTCAACTCAGGCTACTTGCTCTTTGTGCTCATCCCAGGGATGCTGCTTGCCGCATTCGCCCAGTGGCGGGTGCGCTCGGCATTTGAAAAATATTCGCAGGTGCGCAACCTGCGCAACCTCACCGGGCTTGATGTGGCCCGCATTCTGATGCAGAACGAGGGCCTGCAGCACGTGCAGATCAACCAGATCCCCGGCATGCTGAGCGACAACTATGACCCGCGCAGCAAGGTCATGAATCTCTCGGTCGGCTCGGCCAGCCAGCCCTCGGTCGCATCCATGGCCGTGGTCGCCCACGAGCTTGGCCACGCCCTGCAGGACAGCCAGGGCTATATGTGGCTGCAGCTGCGCTCGGGCATCGTGGGCATCGCCAATATTGGCTCCAACTTCGGCTGGGTGCTGATCTTCATCGGCATGGCGCTCGGCGCGATGCATAGCTCGGGGCTGGGCTGGAACGTGGCCATGCTGGGGGTGCTGCTGATGTCCGCCGCAGTCGCCTTCTCGCTGATCACGCTGCCCGTCGAGTTCAACGCCAGCGCCCGCGCGCGCCAGATGCTGCAGCGCAACGGCCTGCTCACCGCGCAGGAGGCCGAGGGCGTAAACGCGGTGCTGAATGCTGCGGCGCTCACCTATGTGGCGGCGGCGGCGCAGGCGATGCTGCAGCTGCTCTACTGGGTAAGCATGCTGTTGGGGGCGCGGCGCAACGACTAG
- a CDS encoding YtxH domain-containing protein — MPWPSSSAAARHAAAGWAAGCAGPSASSSDTAATAAASSSSSASAASARSNMRIDRALCWDLHHQANSTARRRFSQPRGACATIAQTYRCRKPTPAAMITHECRNAMNASSSALRFTLGFICGAAASIIVGSLFIPRSGIQNREQVANRGIELKNRAEETVRRAQEIANETVAKVQVAAQDIIQRGTVSATSPQ; from the coding sequence ATGCCCTGGCCCTCCAGCAGCGCCGCCGCGCGCCACGCTGCGGCGGGCTGGGCGGCGGGCTGCGCCGGGCCCTCGGCCAGCAGCAGCGACACGGCGGCCACAGCGGCAGCAAGCTCATCGTCATCGGCATCTGCCGCATCGGCAAGGTCAAATATGCGCATTGATCGTGCCCTATGTTGGGATCTTCACCACCAGGCAAATAGTACGGCGAGAAGAAGATTCTCGCAACCGCGCGGCGCATGTGCTACAATCGCCCAAACATACCGCTGCCGCAAGCCCACGCCTGCGGCGATGATCACTCACGAATGTAGGAATGCTATGAACGCATCGAGCAGCGCGCTCCGGTTCACGCTTGGCTTCATCTGCGGGGCTGCGGCCAGCATTATCGTCGGCTCGCTCTTCATCCCGCGCAGCGGCATCCAGAACCGCGAGCAGGTCGCAAACCGCGGCATCGAGCTAAAAAATCGCGCCGAGGAAACCGTACGCCGCGCCCAGGAGATCGCCAATGAGACGGTGGCCAAGGTGCAGGTGGCCGCGCAGGACATCATCCAGCGTGGCACGGTAAGTGCAACTTCCCCCCAGTGA
- a CDS encoding glycosyltransferase family 1 protein — MSPTSVDLLFTPIPSRIARLRELAYNLYWAWHPEAQDLFRQVDPELWELVYHNPVDFLRDVRQKKLAAAAEDSTYLSEYDRVLAAFDAYIAATDTWYAKNYGSGEGQGIAYFSAEFGLHESLPIYSGGLGILAGDHVKEASDLGLPFTAIGFIYPQGYFRQRLDHSGWQEAIYNKLNFADVAATPAITPEGEEVVVEVELPGRTIYAKVYKVQVGRVPLLLMDTDIHPNSPQDRELAARLYGGDQDMRVAQEIVLGIGGVRALRKMGIAPTAWHMNEGHSAFLVLELAREKVKRGMSFKDACAEVSSQCIFTTHTPVPAGNDAFPLPLIEKYFWQYWTDLGLSRDEFIEVALQQQSWGPTFAMTVLALKLSKLHNGVSKLHGEVSRDMWKWLYPEKPVDQVPITSITNGIHPFTWLAPGMRRIYDAYLGRGWEHEIDNTARWQKVYEIPDDVLWQTHNELKNQLITNARTRLRQRYTRFNMPTAAADYALDTNAFTIGFARRFATYKRATLLFKDPERLKSILNNPARPMQIIFAGKAHPNDDPGKLFIQQVYQLSLQPGFSGKILFLEEYDMCVARWLVQGVDMWLNTPRRPYEASGTSGMKAALNGAPNMSILDGWWPEAYNGKNGWAIGQEKEYASLEEQDWDDARHLYTLLENEVLPTYYDRDSAGIPHRWMAISKEAIATCGPVFSTTRMLKQYTQQLYLTAMGETAA; from the coding sequence GTGAGTCCGACGAGTGTCGATCTGCTCTTCACGCCCATCCCAAGCCGCATCGCGCGGCTGCGGGAACTCGCCTACAACCTGTACTGGGCATGGCACCCAGAAGCCCAAGATCTCTTTCGCCAGGTCGATCCCGAGCTATGGGAGCTGGTCTACCACAATCCCGTCGATTTCCTACGCGATGTCCGCCAGAAGAAGCTCGCCGCAGCAGCCGAAGATTCCACCTACCTGAGCGAGTACGACCGCGTGCTCGCGGCCTTCGACGCCTACATCGCCGCCACCGACACGTGGTACGCCAAGAACTACGGCAGCGGCGAGGGCCAGGGCATCGCCTACTTCTCCGCCGAGTTCGGCCTGCACGAATCGCTGCCGATCTACTCCGGCGGCCTCGGCATCCTCGCGGGCGACCACGTAAAGGAGGCCAGCGACCTTGGCCTGCCCTTCACCGCCATCGGCTTCATCTACCCCCAGGGCTACTTCCGGCAGCGGCTCGATCACAGCGGCTGGCAGGAGGCGATCTACAACAAGCTGAACTTCGCCGATGTGGCCGCCACGCCCGCCATCACCCCCGAGGGCGAGGAGGTGGTGGTCGAGGTCGAGCTGCCGGGCCGCACGATCTACGCCAAGGTCTACAAGGTGCAGGTTGGCCGCGTGCCCCTGCTGCTGATGGACACCGACATCCACCCCAACAGCCCGCAGGATCGCGAGCTGGCCGCGCGGCTCTACGGCGGCGACCAGGACATGCGCGTGGCACAGGAGATCGTGCTAGGCATCGGCGGCGTGCGCGCCCTGCGCAAGATGGGCATCGCCCCCACCGCCTGGCACATGAACGAGGGCCACTCGGCCTTCCTAGTGCTCGAGCTGGCCCGCGAGAAAGTCAAGCGCGGCATGTCGTTCAAGGATGCCTGCGCCGAGGTCAGCAGCCAGTGCATCTTCACGACCCACACCCCGGTGCCCGCTGGCAACGACGCCTTCCCGCTGCCGCTGATCGAGAAGTACTTCTGGCAGTACTGGACTGATCTGGGCCTCAGCCGCGACGAGTTCATCGAGGTGGCGCTCCAACAGCAGTCCTGGGGGCCGACCTTCGCCATGACGGTGCTGGCGCTCAAGCTCTCCAAGCTGCACAACGGCGTCTCCAAGCTGCACGGCGAGGTCTCGCGCGACATGTGGAAGTGGCTCTACCCCGAGAAGCCGGTCGACCAGGTGCCGATCACCTCGATCACCAACGGCATCCACCCCTTCACGTGGCTGGCCCCCGGCATGCGCCGCATCTACGATGCCTACCTGGGCCGCGGCTGGGAGCACGAGATCGACAACACCGCCCGCTGGCAGAAGGTCTACGAGATCCCCGACGATGTGCTGTGGCAGACCCACAACGAGCTGAAGAACCAGCTGATCACCAACGCCCGCACGCGGCTGCGCCAGCGCTACACCCGCTTCAACATGCCCACCGCCGCCGCCGACTACGCGCTGGATACCAACGCCTTCACTATCGGGTTCGCCCGCCGCTTCGCCACCTACAAGCGCGCCACGCTGCTGTTCAAAGACCCCGAGCGGCTCAAGTCCATCCTGAACAACCCGGCCCGCCCGATGCAGATCATCTTCGCGGGCAAGGCCCACCCCAACGACGACCCCGGCAAGCTGTTCATCCAGCAGGTCTATCAGCTGTCGCTCCAGCCTGGATTCTCGGGCAAGATCCTCTTCCTAGAGGAGTACGATATGTGCGTGGCGCGCTGGTTGGTGCAGGGCGTCGACATGTGGCTCAACACCCCGCGCCGCCCCTATGAGGCCAGCGGCACCAGCGGCATGAAGGCCGCGCTCAACGGCGCACCCAACATGTCCATCCTGGATGGATGGTGGCCCGAGGCCTACAACGGTAAGAACGGCTGGGCCATCGGGCAGGAGAAGGAGTACGCCAGCCTCGAAGAGCAGGACTGGGACGACGCCCGCCACCTCTATACCCTGCTCGAGAACGAGGTGCTGCCTACCTACTACGATCGCGACAGCGCGGGCATCCCCCATCGCTGGATGGCAATCAGCAAGGAGGCCATTGCCACCTGCGGGCCGGTGTTTTCCACCACCCGCATGCTCAAGCAGTACACCCAGCAGCTTTACCTCACCGCTATGGGTGAGACAGCTGCCTAA
- a CDS encoding protein kinase yields MPMIDRYSIQEKLGAGGAGTVYRSYHALLDRPVAIKQIQAGASAEQRERFLHEARAMASLSHPNIINILDIALAGERPYIVMELVEGGSLADRLEGGALPPGEAVEIVLALTDALSYAHSQGVIHRDLKPANVLLRHGGTPVLADFGIARTLAEADAQRLTRGGTMLGTPAYMAPEQFTGGQADARTDIYALGVMLFQMLTGRVPFEGDIAQTMRGHLELPPPDPCALDGRIPAELGALVRRMLAKSPSERPQSVAEVGAELRTLDPRAATGATLALARELPRRGSFLRWLLAVVGSVVLVVLAVAALLAWNRPTPVEIEWPDQPRAQEVEQPAGVVRADGERSVNIQPSTGGAFKVEDLARAERAPFADAQQIKTEPFSIAGLSYDTNDGGQVSFLGEIRNEWDSPRESIQIQITLLDAQGGNVGYAEGFVDGYLAPHEIAPFRIIFSEQKWPKFASYRIDVHSRAADFQLGYVVKGQAARDVSITSNSFSFELKGTAVNTSDYPLKFVQIRATFYDNTGHVVGVETMFGDIGDNEVLTPGGSASFDTSFVSLLGQPSTYVLEVYGLKP; encoded by the coding sequence ATGCCGATGATCGATCGCTATTCCATTCAGGAGAAGCTCGGCGCGGGCGGCGCGGGCACTGTCTACCGCTCCTACCACGCGCTGCTCGATCGCCCCGTGGCGATCAAGCAGATCCAGGCTGGCGCCAGCGCCGAGCAGCGCGAGCGCTTCCTGCACGAGGCGCGGGCTATGGCCTCGCTCTCGCACCCGAACATTATCAATATCCTCGATATTGCGCTGGCGGGCGAGCGACCCTACATCGTGATGGAGCTGGTCGAGGGCGGCAGCCTCGCCGATCGGCTTGAGGGCGGCGCGCTGCCGCCGGGCGAGGCGGTCGAGATCGTGCTGGCGCTGACCGATGCGCTGTCCTACGCCCACAGCCAGGGCGTCATCCACCGCGACCTGAAGCCCGCCAACGTGCTGCTGCGCCACGGCGGCACGCCCGTGCTGGCCGACTTCGGCATCGCGCGCACCCTGGCCGAGGCCGACGCGCAGCGCCTGACGCGGGGTGGCACAATGCTGGGCACCCCGGCCTACATGGCCCCCGAGCAGTTTACCGGCGGCCAGGCCGACGCCCGCACCGATATCTACGCGCTGGGCGTGATGCTCTTCCAGATGCTCACAGGGCGCGTGCCGTTTGAGGGCGATATCGCCCAGACCATGCGCGGCCACCTGGAGCTGCCGCCGCCCGACCCGTGCGCGCTGGATGGCCGCATCCCCGCCGAGCTGGGCGCGCTGGTGCGGCGCATGCTGGCTAAGTCGCCTAGCGAGCGGCCCCAGAGCGTGGCCGAGGTAGGGGCCGAGCTGCGCACGCTCGACCCGCGCGCGGCCACGGGGGCCACGCTGGCGCTGGCGCGCGAGCTGCCCAGGCGCGGCAGCTTCCTGCGCTGGCTGCTGGCTGTCGTTGGCAGCGTGGTGCTGGTGGTGCTGGCGGTGGCTGCCCTGTTGGCGTGGAATAGGCCGACGCCGGTAGAGATAGAGTGGCCCGACCAGCCGCGTGCGCAGGAGGTAGAGCAGCCCGCCGGTGTGGTGCGCGCGGATGGGGAGCGCTCTGTGAACATCCAGCCATCCACGGGCGGCGCGTTCAAGGTCGAGGATCTGGCGCGGGCCGAGCGCGCGCCGTTTGCCGATGCGCAGCAGATAAAAACGGAGCCGTTTAGCATCGCGGGCCTCTCGTACGACACGAACGACGGCGGCCAGGTCAGCTTCTTGGGCGAGATCCGCAATGAGTGGGATTCGCCGCGCGAGTCCATCCAGATCCAGATCACGCTGCTGGATGCGCAGGGCGGCAACGTCGGCTACGCCGAGGGGTTCGTGGATGGCTACCTTGCACCGCACGAGATCGCGCCATTTCGCATTATCTTCTCCGAGCAGAAATGGCCGAAGTTCGCCAGCTACCGCATTGATGTGCACAGCCGCGCCGCCGACTTTCAGCTCGGCTATGTGGTGAAGGGCCAGGCGGCGCGCGATGTCTCGATCACGTCCAACAGCTTCTCGTTTGAGTTGAAGGGCACGGCGGTGAACACATCCGATTATCCGCTGAAGTTTGTGCAGATCCGGGCGACCTTCTACGATAATACCGGCCATGTGGTGGGAGTTGAGACCATGTTTGGCGATATAGGGGATAATGAAGTTCTCACGCCGGGCGGTTCGGCCTCATTCGACACAAGCTTTGTCTCGCTGCTAGGCCAGCCATCGACCTATGTGCTGGAGGTCTATGGCTTGAAGCCATAG
- a CDS encoding sulfite exporter TauE/SafE family protein, producing MTTSLLALAIGALIGLSLGLLGGGGSILMVPALVYLLGQDTHTAVTSSLVIVGLNALAGAVMHRRAGDVRLGSALLFGSVGLATAFAGARLSALLPSAVLLVLFALLMLAVATLMLRSRREDTAQDAAPVIWWQLLAAGGAVGFLTGFLGVGGGFLIVPALVLVLRLPMRQAVGSSLVVIAVNSVAGVLGHMGDVHLNWAMIGLLLAGGLPGLLAGTRWAGVLPPMRLRRGFAALVLALGTVLLAINLPQLLA from the coding sequence ATGACAACATCTCTGCTGGCGCTGGCCATCGGCGCGCTGATCGGCCTCTCGCTTGGGCTGCTGGGCGGCGGCGGCTCGATCTTGATGGTGCCCGCCCTCGTCTACCTGCTGGGGCAGGACACCCACACCGCCGTCACTTCGTCGCTGGTAATCGTGGGCCTGAACGCCCTAGCGGGCGCGGTGATGCACCGCCGCGCTGGCGACGTGCGGCTCGGCTCGGCCCTGCTGTTCGGCTCGGTCGGGCTGGCCACGGCCTTCGCGGGGGCTAGGCTCTCGGCGCTGCTGCCCTCCGCCGTGCTGCTGGTGCTGTTCGCGCTGCTGATGCTGGCCGTGGCCACCCTGATGCTGCGCAGCCGCCGCGAGGACACCGCGCAGGATGCCGCGCCCGTGATCTGGTGGCAGCTGCTGGCCGCTGGCGGCGCGGTCGGCTTCCTCACCGGGTTCTTAGGCGTGGGCGGCGGCTTCCTGATCGTGCCCGCGCTGGTGCTGGTGCTGCGCCTGCCCATGCGCCAGGCGGTCGGCTCATCGCTGGTGGTGATCGCGGTGAACAGCGTGGCGGGCGTGCTGGGCCACATGGGCGATGTGCACCTGAACTGGGCCATGATCGGGCTGCTGCTGGCGGGCGGGCTGCCCGGGCTGCTGGCGGGCACGCGCTGGGCGGGCGTGCTGCCGCCCATGCGGCTGCGGCGCGGCTTCGCGGCCCTGGTGCTGGCGCTGGGCACGGTGCTGCTGGCGATCAATCTGCCGCAACTGCTGGCATAG
- a CDS encoding sigma-70 family RNA polymerase sigma factor, with translation MPGPVIDLHVYDDEMQLLHGLRRREADACTCFVKRYAPMVYGRALRLLGDADEAEGVLQQTFIKACERFQDFAGESSMGTWLYRIVTNEALMRLRRRRPQVEIDSLAETLDADQSPQPTVARPPDPASAALGGELRTAIDAALAALPETLRVVFVLREIDGLSTEETARQLGLGESAVKVRLHRARQRLRALLAAYVDDATEPTDER, from the coding sequence ATGCCCGGCCCCGTGATCGACCTGCACGTGTACGACGACGAGATGCAGCTGCTGCACGGCCTGCGCCGCCGCGAGGCCGACGCCTGCACCTGCTTCGTGAAGCGCTACGCCCCCATGGTCTATGGCCGCGCCCTGCGCCTGCTGGGCGACGCCGACGAGGCCGAGGGCGTGCTCCAGCAGACCTTCATCAAGGCCTGCGAGCGCTTCCAGGATTTCGCGGGCGAGAGCAGCATGGGCACCTGGCTCTACCGCATCGTCACCAACGAGGCCCTGATGCGGCTGCGGCGCAGGCGGCCCCAGGTGGAGATCGACAGCCTGGCCGAGACGCTGGACGCCGACCAGTCGCCCCAGCCCACCGTGGCCCGCCCGCCCGACCCGGCCAGCGCCGCGCTCGGCGGCGAGCTGCGCACGGCCATCGACGCGGCGCTAGCCGCGCTGCCCGAGACGCTGCGGGTGGTGTTTGTGCTGCGCGAGATCGATGGCCTGAGCACCGAGGAGACCGCCCGCCAGCTGGGCCTAGGCGAGAGCGCGGTGAAGGTGCGGCTGCACCGCGCCCGCCAGCGCCTGCGCGCCCTGCTGGCCGCCTATGTGGATGATGCCACGGAGCCGACCGATGAGCGATGA
- a CDS encoding MBL fold metallo-hydrolase: MLLRYFYNAKLAHASYMVGCQSLGEALVVDPGRDIEPYLAEAAQQGMRITAVAETHIHADYLSGARELSARTGARLFLSDEGDAGWKYQGLDAYPHTLLHDGDTFALGRIAFTVMHSPGHTPEHIAFLVADTARTSEPIGIFTGDFVFAGDIGRPDLLEKAAGIGGTAEPGARRMFHSLRRFAALPEHLQVWPAHGAGSACGKALGAIPSSTVGYEKRTSWAFGYEDEDAFVAALLDGQPEPPHYFAMMKHLNKHGAPLVVQVQAPPLLGFGSMVALLEQGATVVDTRPASAFAQAHIAGSINIPFDGAFTTWAGWLLGYEEPFYLILDERQRAEVLRDLRSIGLDGTAGTFDVAVIEAWQASQHALQRYDVASPVELAPTIQAGEVTLLDVRGAGEREGGYIPGSRHMLLGTLMQQLGQIDLEKPIVVQCQSGGRSAIAASILQAHGARHVTNMLGGYRAWSSSGLPTTR, translated from the coding sequence GTGCTGTTACGCTACTTCTACAATGCAAAGCTTGCCCACGCCTCGTATATGGTCGGCTGCCAGTCGCTGGGCGAGGCGCTGGTGGTGGACCCAGGCCGCGACATCGAGCCATACCTGGCCGAGGCCGCCCAGCAGGGCATGCGCATCACCGCCGTGGCCGAGACCCATATCCACGCCGACTACCTCTCCGGCGCGCGCGAGCTTTCGGCCCGCACCGGCGCGCGCCTGTTCCTCTCCGACGAGGGCGACGCGGGCTGGAAGTACCAGGGCCTGGATGCCTACCCCCACACGCTGCTGCACGACGGCGACACCTTCGCGCTGGGGCGGATCGCCTTCACCGTGATGCACTCGCCCGGCCACACTCCCGAGCACATCGCGTTTCTGGTGGCCGACACCGCCCGCACCAGCGAGCCGATCGGCATCTTCACTGGCGACTTTGTGTTTGCGGGCGACATTGGGCGGCCCGACCTGCTGGAGAAGGCGGCGGGCATCGGCGGTACCGCTGAGCCGGGTGCGCGCCGCATGTTCCACTCGCTCAGGCGCTTTGCGGCGCTGCCCGAGCACCTGCAGGTGTGGCCAGCCCATGGCGCGGGCAGCGCCTGCGGCAAGGCCCTGGGCGCTATCCCCTCCTCCACCGTGGGCTACGAGAAGCGCACCAGCTGGGCATTCGGCTATGAGGATGAGGATGCCTTTGTGGCCGCGCTGCTGGATGGCCAGCCCGAGCCGCCGCACTACTTCGCCATGATGAAGCACCTGAACAAGCACGGCGCGCCGCTGGTGGTCCAGGTGCAGGCCCCGCCGCTGCTGGGCTTCGGCAGCATGGTCGCGCTGCTAGAGCAGGGCGCGACGGTGGTGGACACCCGCCCGGCCAGCGCGTTTGCCCAGGCCCATATCGCAGGCAGCATCAACATCCCCTTCGATGGCGCGTTTACCACCTGGGCGGGCTGGCTGCTGGGCTACGAGGAGCCGTTCTACCTGATTCTGGATGAGCGCCAGCGGGCCGAGGTGCTGCGCGACCTGCGCTCGATTGGGCTGGATGGCACGGCGGGCACCTTCGATGTGGCCGTGATCGAGGCGTGGCAGGCCAGCCAGCACGCGCTCCAGCGCTACGATGTGGCAAGCCCTGTCGAGCTTGCCCCCACCATCCAGGCCGGTGAGGTGACGCTGCTGGATGTGCGCGGCGCGGGCGAGCGCGAGGGCGGCTATATCCCCGGCTCGCGCCACATGCTGCTGGGCACGCTGATGCAGCAGCTTGGCCAGATCGACCTGGAGAAGCCGATCGTAGTGCAGTGCCAGTCCGGCGGGCGCTCGGCCATCGCGGCCAGCATCCTGCAGGCCCACGGCGCACGCCATGTGACGAATATGCTGGGCGGCTACCGCGCATGGTCCTCCAGCGGCCTGCCGACGACGCGATAG